The Cellulophaga lytica DSM 7489 nucleotide sequence GCTCAGAAGAAATGGAATATGCCGCTAGTCACGGTGTAACAGTAGCTATGGTTCCGGGGATTTCTTCTTCAATAGCAGTACCAGCTTTTCAAAATATACCGGTTACAAAAAGGGGAGCTTCAGAGAGTTTTTGGGTAATAACAGGTACAACTAAAAATCATAAATTATCTACAGATGTGCACTTGGCAGCAAAGTCTAGCGCAACAGTAGTAATTTTAATGGGTATGGGTAAATTATCAGAAATTGTACAGTTATTTCAGCAACAAGGTAAAGCAGAAACACCTGTGGCAATTATTCAAAACGGAACTACCGTTAATGAAAAAGTTGGCGTTGGTACCATATCAACCATAGAAAAAGTAGTACAAGAAAATGAGTTGTCTAATCCTGCAATTATTGTAATTGGAGAAGTTGTAAAGCATAGAGCGCAATTACATAAAGTACAACAACAGATAAAAACAAAAGAAGTAGTAGTAAATTAAGTGGTACAGTTATTTGGTTATTTTTGATAAGGTAAACAAAACAGTAACACTAAAAATAAAGTAATGGAACGTAACAATTTATATCCAGTTTTTTTAAAAACGTCTCAACTACACGTACTAATAGTAGGTGGTGGTAATGTGGCAGAAGAAAAACTACGCTTTTTAACTAAGTCTAGTCCAGATGCTGTGGTAACAATGGTGTCTCCTTGGTATGCAGAAAAAACGTTACAACTGGCAAATAAATTTAATGTTACTACTATTACAGATGTCTACAATATTAGTTATTTAGATGCCAAACATATGGTAGTTGCAACTACAGATAATGTAGAGGTTAATGTGCAAGTGTATAAA carries:
- the cobA gene encoding uroporphyrinogen-III C-methyltransferase, which gives rise to MANKQNTNGLLTVVGAGPGDAELITLKAIKALQNADVVLFDALVNKELLTYAANAEHIFVGKRKGCYAYQQEQINELIVSRAKSHGNVVRLKGGDPFIFGRGSEEMEYAASHGVTVAMVPGISSSIAVPAFQNIPVTKRGASESFWVITGTTKNHKLSTDVHLAAKSSATVVILMGMGKLSEIVQLFQQQGKAETPVAIIQNGTTVNEKVGVGTISTIEKVVQENELSNPAIIVIGEVVKHRAQLHKVQQQIKTKEVVVN